The Peptoanaerobacter stomatis genome includes the window CGGTGCAACGGATAATTCTAAAATAATAGATTTTTATGTTGATGAAAATTTTACAGATATCAATCATTTTATAGAATCTATGATAGAATTAGGCAATGATTTAAAAGAAGAAGGCAAGACAGCTATACTTATAGGTACCAAAGATGATTATGTAGATCTTATAATAAAATCAAAAGAAGAACTGAAAGATTTATTTATAATTCCATATATTGATGAAACTTTAAAAAACAGTCTTATTAATAAAGAAAATTTTTATAAACTGTGTGAAGAAATGAATGTAGATATTCCTAAGACAAAAATATTGTCAAAAGACATGGAAATAACCGATTTTGGAATTATGTATCCAATTGTAATAAAACCTTCAAACCCTGTACTTTTTTGGAGTGACAGATTTGAAGGAATGGAAAAAGTTTATATAGCACAAAATAAAAAAGATTTTATAAGAATAGTAAGGCTGATATATTCAACTTATTATGATGATACACTCATAATACAAGAATATATACCCGGTGATGACAGCAGTATATGGACACCATCATTTTATTGTGACAGAAATAAAAAGGTCAAGATGATGGCATTAGGTCATGTACTTTTGGAAGAGCACGTTCCTACCGCAATAGGTAACGATGCGGCTATAATAATGCAATATGTTGAAGAACCGATGGAAAAGATAAAATCATTTTTAGAAAAAATAGAATTCACAGGCTTTTGCAATTGTGACTGCAAATATGATTATCGTGATGGAAAATATAAACTATTTGAAGTAAATATACGTCAAGGAAGAAGTAACTACTCTGTAACAGCAGCCTGTGCCAATATAGCGAAACTACTTGTAGAAGACAGAGTACAAAGAAAAGACCTTCCACTTATAAAACAAACAAAAGAATTATATTGGCATTTAATACCTAATTCAATAGTCTTTAAATATGTAAAAGACGAAAACTTAAAAAATAGAGTTAAGGAATTGATAAAAGAAGGCAAGGAAGTAAATACTTTCGATTATCCTTATGACCTCAAACACAACCTGAAAAGAAGTATATATATAATGCTTTACAAATTAAACCACATCAAAAAATATATACAATATATGAAATAACTATAACAACAAAACAGTAGGCAACTAATATTACTTTTTAGTTCTCTACTGTTTTATATTATTGTGAAGTAAATCAATACAAACCACCATTTAAGATACCAAGTATTTTATATTTGAAGAAATTATATATTTTACGAATTATAAATAATTTTGTTGTAATACAATCACATTGTTATTTAATAAGTTTTCAGCATAATACTGTTTTCTAATAAAATTATGGATAACTTGTATAATTATATAACATTCATATAAATAGTTTATTTGAAAAATTAATTATTATGATTTTTCCATTATTTTATAAGATTTTTATATAAGTATATATAATTAACTTTATTTATTATAAGTGTACATTCCTAATCTATCGTTTGCAATATACATTAACGGCAAAAATATCTTTTTAATACCGAGCGGAAATTTTTTCATTTCTCTTGTAAAATTTATAAGACCGATTTGTTTTAACTTAGGATTAAGTTTAACCAGCTCACTGCCGTCTTTCACCCCATATTCAAAATTTACTTTCATATGCTTTAAAGTATCATGCTCTTTGGATCTCTTAACCAAGCCTTTATACAAAAGATCAAAATGAGCCTCGAAACTGTCAAATGAATCAGTCAATATATTCAAAAATTTCTTTACTTCATCCTCTTTGAGATACATAAGTACTCCTTCTGATAATATTAAAAGAGGCTTTCCATTTGTTTTTATGTCTTTTCCCCAGCTTTCATCAAGTGCTGACTTAGATATATCTATAACTCTTGAATTTTTTTCAAAAAGCAATTTTCTCTTTTCAATAACCTCAGGAAAATCCAAATTATACCAAGTTATTTTTCCGTTATCAACTCTTTCAAATCTTGTATCAAGGCCGCAACCGACAGATACAATTACACAATCAGGATTTTTCGCTATAAATTTTCTTGTTTCCTCGTCCATAACCTTAACCCTTGCAAGTGTTCCATAATAAGAACCCCACGCATTTTCAAACTTTGAAAAATTATAATCTATTTTCGATATGATTTGAGCCGCTTTCTTATCATTTATAATAGGTTCTTTGCTATTTGCATCTTTTGCCCTTATATAAAGTGTTATAAGTAATGTTTCCATTACACCGTCAAATTTAATTTCCATAACAAAACCTCCATATGTGTCCAAATTTATAAAAATTATTAAATAATAATAATTTTCTATACTATTATACTATCTTTATCAATATATGTATACAATTTTTAATTTATATATTGTATAAAAAAAGACTGTATGTTTTTAAACACACAGTCTCTTAATGCTGATTTAATATAACAAATCATATTTACCGAAAATACTCAAAAATTATAAATATTTCAATATAAAATATTCAATTTCATATCGGCATAATAAATAAATTAGAACGAAAAACAGTATATACCGCTTGGTTAAAATCTATATACAACTTTCAACAACAATAAAATCATACTTGTAATTTCAAGCAAAACTGCCGTTATTATAAAAACAGATGATAATATTTTCATTAGTCCCTCTCTAATAAAACTAATACCATTGCCTAATTACCAATGGATAATTACTATATATTTTTTAATATCAAATAAATTAAGACATTTTTATAAATAATAACAATGCCAATTTTTTCAAAAAGAGATTAGTACAAATTCTATTTACTTAATTAAAATAATTCAGGTGATTTTGTTATTTTTAAATCTTTATCTATTTCAAATATAAGCGGAACACCTGTTGGAAGATTAAGATCAAGTATGCGCTGATTATCTATATTTAGCAAATATTTTATAAGTGCTCTTAATGAATTTCCGTGTGCAGCTATTATTACATTTTTACCTTCTTTTATATCTTTTGATATATCGCTGTCCCAAAAAGGTATAACTCTGTTTATTGTATCTTTTAAGCTTTCTCCTTTTGGTAAATCTGAAGGATTTAAGTTTTTATATTTAGGATCGAATTTTACATTTCTTTCATCATCGTCATCTAAAGGAGGAGGAGGTACATCAAAACTTCTTCTCCATATATGCACTTGTTCATCTCCGTATTTTTTTGCAGTTTCAGCTTTATTTAATCCTTGCAATGCTCCATAATGACGTTCATTTAATCTCCATGATTTTTTTACAGGTATATAAAGTTCATCTATTTCTTCAAGCACTATATTTAATGTCTTTATAGCTCTTTTTTGATAAGAAGTGTACGCTATGTCAAATGTAAATCCGTCTTCTTTTAATTGCTCTCCAGCTTTTTTCGCTTCTTCTACTCCTTGCTCAGATAAATCAACGTCTTTCCAACCTGTAAATCTGTTTTCCAAATTCCATTGGCTTTGTCCATGTCTTATCATTACTAATTTCATATATTATCCTCCAAATTTTACTTTTTATTTATTATACCACAATATTAAAATTTTATTACAATTTTTGTCAATATAAAGTAATTTTATTTATAATTATGCTTATATATAAACTACTTTTTCAAATTTATAATAGATTTAAGCAAAAATACAATATCTATAATTTTAAAATCATTTTTTTAATTTACATACTTTTTATTTTGTTTTTCATATCTGTTTGTAATTGAAGTATTCTCTGTTTTCCTTGCTCTCTTGCAGATCTGTTTTCTTCTTCTATTCTAATAGTCTCTTCTATCCCTTGCATTATTGTATTAAATGTATTTTCCAATGTTTCTATCTTTATACTTGATGAGCCGGACAACTTAGCTATATCCACTGATTGTGCAGATATATTTTTTGCGTTTCTAATAAGCATTTCGTTTGTTCTTTCATCTAATGCTTTCATAGAATCTGATTGTACTTTTTGTCTTTTTATAGTAACGGCTTGTATTATGCCTGTTTTAAACACCGGTATTGTTACTACAAATGCACTTCCTATTTTTCTAAGTAAATTATAATTACCTCTTTGAATTAATTTTATTTGTGGTGCTGATTGTACTGCTACCATTTTGGCAAGCTCCAAATCATACACTCTTTGCTCCAACATTTCAAGAGATGCTCTTGCATTTTGTGCATTCAAATTATCCAGCTCATTACCTGTTTCAAGTGCTTTTTGCTCATATTGTGGTATCAATGTGTTTCTCAAATTTTCTATAGCTAAATTTCCAGCCATTATATATTTTTCCAATTCTTGATAATACTCTATGTTTTTAGCATACATATTGTCAAGCATATCATTTGTTTTTCCTATTTCAGCTTCGTATTTTTTTATTTCTACATATATTTTAGATACTTCGCTGTCCATAGTTTCATATTTTTTAAGTAGGCTTTGTATATTGTCTTTTGCCTTGCCGAATATATTTGACAAAAATCCTTTTGAGCTTTTATCCTCAAAATCTTTTACATCAAATTTATCCATTATATCGGATAATTGTTTCATCATTCTACCGCTGTCTTCTATCTGTGAATTGTTTATTGATGAAAGTATCTTATCACTAAATTTTGAAATTTCTGTCGCTGTTTCCTGTCCGAAACTCATTATATTTTTAACATCTCTTACATCAAGATTTCTTGCAATCTGTTGTATTTCAGGAGATGCTTTTACTTGATTACTTATAGTTTGCAACTGTGTGTTATAATCTTCTTCTTGTCTTACAAAATCTTCACTCATATTGAACCTCCAAAATGTATTAATTTATTTATTTTATTTTTTATCTTTAAATCTGTAATATAAACTTTTTTATAAATCTAAAAGTTAAAAATATTTTTTAATAATTTTGCAAACAGGTCTAAAATCAAGGTTAGAAATAATAAAATCTTATATCAACACTATTTTAATTTAAGATATTTTCAAATTATTTTACAAACAAAATTACTAACACTTTCATAAATATCTGCTTTGAAAACATTTATAAAAAAGTTCTATGAACAAAATATATTTGAGTCTTATATAAAAAATATCTATGTTTATTAGATAATTATATTAATTTCCAAAAAGACTTGCCCAAAATCCTTTTTTTTGAACTTTTACATATTTACTTTTATCTTTTAATCTTAAATTTGAATCATATGTATCCAATTTATGTGTATCATAATTGAACTCATTTATCACTAATTCTACATCATTGTAGCCACTCGGTGTAAATATGACTATATCAAGACCTGCCAATAAGAAAAAACCTACTCTTATCCCGTCATTTTTAGTAAAAGGTGTTTCATTATCATGAAATATTACTA containing:
- a CDS encoding carboxylate--amine ligase, with product MDISNTIQPVLIGGDINAYSVARAFHEQYGIISIAIAKDVLGATDNSKIIDFYVDENFTDINHFIESMIELGNDLKEEGKTAILIGTKDDYVDLIIKSKEELKDLFIIPYIDETLKNSLINKENFYKLCEEMNVDIPKTKILSKDMEITDFGIMYPIVIKPSNPVLFWSDRFEGMEKVYIAQNKKDFIRIVRLIYSTYYDDTLIIQEYIPGDDSSIWTPSFYCDRNKKVKMMALGHVLLEEHVPTAIGNDAAIIMQYVEEPMEKIKSFLEKIEFTGFCNCDCKYDYRDGKYKLFEVNIRQGRSNYSVTAACANIAKLLVEDRVQRKDLPLIKQTKELYWHLIPNSIVFKYVKDENLKNRVKELIKEGKEVNTFDYPYDLKHNLKRSIYIMLYKLNHIKKYIQYMK
- a CDS encoding class I SAM-dependent methyltransferase, giving the protein MEIKFDGVMETLLITLYIRAKDANSKEPIINDKKAAQIISKIDYNFSKFENAWGSYYGTLARVKVMDEETRKFIAKNPDCVIVSVGCGLDTRFERVDNGKITWYNLDFPEVIEKRKLLFEKNSRVIDISKSALDESWGKDIKTNGKPLLILSEGVLMYLKEDEVKKFLNILTDSFDSFEAHFDLLYKGLVKRSKEHDTLKHMKVNFEYGVKDGSELVKLNPKLKQIGLINFTREMKKFPLGIKKIFLPLMYIANDRLGMYTYNK
- the gpmA gene encoding 2,3-diphosphoglycerate-dependent phosphoglycerate mutase, translated to MKLVMIRHGQSQWNLENRFTGWKDVDLSEQGVEEAKKAGEQLKEDGFTFDIAYTSYQKRAIKTLNIVLEEIDELYIPVKKSWRLNERHYGALQGLNKAETAKKYGDEQVHIWRRSFDVPPPPLDDDDERNVKFDPKYKNLNPSDLPKGESLKDTINRVIPFWDSDISKDIKEGKNVIIAAHGNSLRALIKYLLNIDNQRILDLNLPTGVPLIFEIDKDLKITKSPELF
- a CDS encoding toxic anion resistance protein, whose amino-acid sequence is MSEDFVRQEEDYNTQLQTISNQVKASPEIQQIARNLDVRDVKNIMSFGQETATEISKFSDKILSSINNSQIEDSGRMMKQLSDIMDKFDVKDFEDKSSKGFLSNIFGKAKDNIQSLLKKYETMDSEVSKIYVEIKKYEAEIGKTNDMLDNMYAKNIEYYQELEKYIMAGNLAIENLRNTLIPQYEQKALETGNELDNLNAQNARASLEMLEQRVYDLELAKMVAVQSAPQIKLIQRGNYNLLRKIGSAFVVTIPVFKTGIIQAVTIKRQKVQSDSMKALDERTNEMLIRNAKNISAQSVDIAKLSGSSSIKIETLENTFNTIMQGIEETIRIEEENRSAREQGKQRILQLQTDMKNKIKSM